In one Bacillus rossius redtenbacheri isolate Brsri chromosome 11, Brsri_v3, whole genome shotgun sequence genomic region, the following are encoded:
- the LOC134536936 gene encoding integrator complex subunit 11, protein MLDIKVTPLGAGQDVGRSCILLSMGGKNIMLDCGMHMGFNDERRFPDFSYIAPDGPANSYIDCVIISHFHLDHCGALPYFTEVFGYTGPVYMTYPTKAIAPILLEDMRKVAVEKKGDSNFFTSQNIKDCMKKVITVTLHQSVMVDSKLEIKAYYAGHVLGAAMFWIRVGSQSVVYTGDYNMTPDRHLGAAWIDKCRPDILISESTYATTIRDSKRCRERDFLKKIHECIDRGGKVLIPVFALGRAQELCILLETYWERMNLKVPVYFGTGLTEKANNYYKMFITWTNQKIRKTFVQRNMFDFKHIKPFDKSYIDNPGAMVVFASPGMLHAGLSLHIFKKWAPNENNMVIMPGFCVVGTVGHKILNGVKRIEFEGRQIVEVKMSVQYMSFSAHADAKGIMQLIQYCEPKNVLLVHGEAAKMEFLKTKIEKEFDLKCYMPANGETCVVKSDVKVPVSVSLRLLKEEAKKSSALPPDPKRQRIIHGVLVSRDMSTCLMDVDEACEEAGISRHAIRFTSTLRLDDSGPASRTAERLAQLVGARLKGLPVAFTDFTISVESVIVKVEASDEDQKTVYVSWDNQDEELGSHILELLKSMGN, encoded by the coding sequence atgtTAGATATCAAAGTTACGCCGTTAGGAGCCGGTCAAGATGTGGGCCGAAGTTGTATTTTACTTTCCATGGGAGGTAAAAACATAATGTTGGATTGTGGAATGCATATGGGTTTTAATGATGAAAGAAGATTTCCCGACTTTTCGTACATTGCACCGGACGGTCCAGCTAATAGTTACATTGATTGTGTCATTATTTCACATTTTCATCTTGATCACTGTGGAGCACTCCCATATTTTACTGAAGTATTTGGTTATACCGGGCCAGTTTACATGACATATCCAACTAAGGCAATTGCACCAATTTTGCTTGAAGATATGCGTAAGGTGGCTGTGGAGAAAAAAGGCGACAGCAATTTTTTCACTTCGCAGAATATTAAAGACTGCATGAAAAAAGTAATTACTGTTACACTGCACCAATCTGTTATGGTTGACAGTAAATTGGAGATTAAAGCGTACTATGCGGGGCACGTTTTGGGTGCTGCGATGTTCTGGATCAGGGTTGGCTCGCAATCTGTAGTGTATACAGGCGACTACAATATGACACCGGACCGTCACTTAGGTGCAGCTTGGATTGACAAATGCCGTCCAGATATCCTGATAAGTGAATCTACTTACGCTACAACAATCCGTGACTCCAAGCGATGCAGAGAGCGTGATTTTCTGAAGAAAATTCACGAGTGTATTGACAGGGGTGGGAAAGTGTTGATTCCTGTTTTCGCACTTGGGAGAGCTCAAGAACTGTGCATATTGCTGGAGACTTACTGGGAGAGAATGAACCTCAAAGTGCCAGTGTACTTTGGAACAGGTCTAACAGAGAAAGCGAATAACTACTATAAAATGTTCATTACGTGGACAAACCAAAAAATAAGGAAAACCTTTGTCCAGAGGAACATGTTCGACTTCAAACACATAAAACCGTTTGATAAGTCGTACATAGATAATCCTGGTGCAATGGTCGTGTTTGCATCACCAGGTATGCTGCATGCCGGTTTGTCGCTTCACATCTTCAAAAAATGGGCACCAAACGAGAACAACATGGTTATAATGCCAGGATTTTGCGTAGTGGGCACCGTGGGACACAAAATACTGAACGGCGTCAAACGGATAGAGTTCGAGGGCCGCCAGATCGTGGAGGTGAAGATGTCGGTGCAGTACATGTCTTTCTCTGCGCATGCAGACGCAAAGGGAATCATGCAGCTCATCCAGTACTGCGAGCCAAAGAACGTGTTGTTGGTCCACGGGGAGGCGGCGAAGATGGAGTTCCTTAAGACGAAGATAGAGAAGGAGTTCGACCTGAAGTGCTACATGCCGGCCAACGGGGAGACGTGCGTCGTGAAGTCAGACGTGAAGGTGCCGGTGTCCGTGTCTCTGAGGCTGCTCAAGGAGGAGGCCAAGAAGAGCAGCGCGCTGCCCCCGGACCCCAAGCGGCAGCGCATCATCCACGGGGTCCTGGTGTCCAGGGACATGTCGACGTGCCTCATGGACGTCGACGAGGCGTGCGAGGAGGCGGGAATCAGCCGCCACGCGATCCGCTTCACGTCCACGCTGCggctggacgactctgggccggcgTCGCGCACGGCGGAGAGGCTGGCGCAGCTTGTGGGCGCGCGGCTGAAGGGCCTGCCTGTCGCCTTCACCGACTTCACCATCTCCGTCGAGTCGGTCATCGTCAAGGTGGAGGCGAGCGACGAGGACCAGAAAACTGTGTATGTGTCGTGGGACAATCAGGACGAGGAACTGGGCAGCCACATTTTGGAGCTCCTGAAGAGCATGGGGAACTGA